In Vigna angularis cultivar LongXiaoDou No.4 chromosome 8, ASM1680809v1, whole genome shotgun sequence, the DNA window TGTGAGGGCAGTGGTTTCTGTTCTCTTCTTGGGTAGGCTTGGAAGCCTAGAGCTAGCAGGTGGTGCACTTTCCATAGGCTTCACCAACATAACAGGGTACTCTGTTCTTGTGGGTCTTGCAGCAGGCCTAGAACCTGTGTGCAGCCAAGCCTATGGTAGCAAAAACTGGGACctcctctctctttctctccaaCGAATGGTCCTAATCCTTCTCATGGCAATCATTCCCATAAGTCTTCTCTGGCTGAACCTTGAGAGGATCATGCTGTTCATGGGCCAAGACAGTGCCATAACAGGAATGGCATCAATCTACTGTTTCTACTCTCTACCAGACCTTTTAACAAACACCTTTCTCCAACCTTTAAGGGTTTTTTTAAGGTCCCAAAAGGTGACCAAACCTATGATGTATTGCTCCCTTGTAGCAGTGTTGTTCCATGTTCCACTGAACTACTtgttggtggtggtgatggAGCTGGGGGTGCCTGGGGTGGCCATGGCTTCTGTGCTGACCAATCTGAACATGGTGGTGCTTATAGCAGGGTATATGTGTGTGTGCAGGAAGAGGGAGATGGTGTTGAAGTGGGGATATGGAGGGGGAGTGGTGGCTAGTTTGTGTTCTGGGTTGGGGCAGTTGATGGAGTTTGCTGTGCCTAGTTGCCTTATGATATGTTTAGAGTGGTGGTGGTACGAGATTGTGACTGTGCTGGCTGGGTACTTGCCACGTCCAACACTGGCTGTGGCTGCCACTGGTATTCTGATTCAGACAACTAGCATGATGTACACTGTCCCCATGGCACTTGCAGGGTGTGTTTCTGCCAGGGTAAGTCTCTCTACACTATACACTTTAtcctattattttatttgttcaaaaatGAATCATGAATACTCATGCCATGTGTCTCCCTACACCTTGTCATGTGTCTCCCTACACCTAGAGAGGGGTTGAGATTGTCTCTagtcaaaatcaaaattttgcACATTCAAAACCTTTAACTGGATCTTCATCTCAAGGTTGTAAATATATGAACTGTGTAAGTGAAAACTAGATTCTAGTTTAtgagaagaagagagagtgaGAAAAACAACCCAAAGATGTCCATTGAGTTTATGCAGTAGACAGGTTTTCATTTAtcactatattttattcaaCATAATGTTGacaggagaaaaagaaaacttttttgACCATGTTcggtttttgtttttatcctAGTTTGAGTGGTTCATAGTtcagtttttacttttttttaaccaGTTCGGTTGGTTGAGACAGGGAAGATAGGGACAGGAGAGTGATGGGCAGAGTGCAGTTAGCTTGGCTGGGTTGTTTTTCCCTCCTTTTTCTGTCTGTGTGATTTGGTGTTAGAATTTTTGAGGAGGAAGGAACCATTTACTTTTAGCAATTTGGCTTATTAGAAGGGTTTGAAGTCAAAATAGCAGGGATAAGTTCAAATCTgcattttctttttggttttaaatttaatgCATGTGGCCAATCATAAATGTTGGTTAACACCATGAAAGGTTAGACTCTTAGCTTGAAGAGAATGCTAATTGGTCCAAAGCCACACATTTTACTTCATTTAACCTTTTTTGTTTGCTTGCTGTATCTAGCTAAATAGGAAGTGttcttttattatgttatttctatttttgtttaactAAACACTTAAATCAAACATAATAATATCCATTGACAACACATATTTGGAAGGCATTAAGTGACATTCATCCACACATGCATTTTAACTCTACTCTTCAAAACAATCCTAAACAAACCACTAAGCATAGCTTTAACCTTTTGAGGCAAGGACAAATcattctttaataaaaataataagttctatttttcctttcagtCTTCACAGTTTTACTGATTTGTTAAAGATCATAAGATAAACTGTAATCATGATGATgataaataacaataatgatGATGGTGATAATGGGATTGACAAATTCTCTCTGTTTcactgttatgatggtttgttAGAGTCATCAGAAATCAGTGGCAACCTTAGGTTTGTTCACTTTATCTATCTGATCAGATACAATTTACAGTACAGCCTGAGTGtctcatattttattcttttggaGCTAAACTTGAATACCTTGGTTTTGTGCTTGCTGAGGAATAAATTTGTTGCATGATTGCTTCAAGTACATGGACCCAGTTAGGTCACACTTGCAATTTGACAGGACAAAACTACAACTAATTAATTACTTCTGAGTAAGTGCAATTCCCTTAGGCTTGCATACAAGGGCCATCATGGATTTCCATTTGACCAAATAATTTAACCATCAAATCTCCCTATGACTCCACCATTTCTGTGGGACCCTTCAAACTAGTTGGTACTGATAACATATCTTGGTACATTCCTGTTTGCTCCAAAAGTTAACTTGCACAAAACTTTGGTATGATGCACCTTTTGAATCACACCCATGTGAAATTTGCCATGAAGCACTTACAAGAATATGGCTAGGGTGTGTTTGGTTTTCTAGGGtgttttaaacttgttttttataagtttatcaAGTTCAAACTTTTGCAAAGTTGAGTTtaatgtgtgtgtatatatatatatatatgtttataattcTCAGAATCCAAACATGTGATtaacaatttcaaattttgaatgcAATTAATGCAGGTAGGGAATGAGCTTGGAGCTGGAAAACCATACAAGGCAAAGCTAGCAGCAATGGTTGCATTAGGATGTGCTTTTGTGATAGGCTTCATCAATGTGACATGGACTGTGATATTAGGTCAAAGATGGGCCGGGCTTTTCACCAATGATGAGCCAGTCAAAGCCTTGGTTGCCTCAGTGATGCCAATTATGGGCCTGTGTGAGCTTGGGAACTACCCACAAACCACGGGCTGTGGGATTTTGCGCGGCACAGCACGGCCCGGTGTGGGGGCCCATATAAACCTGGGCTCATTCTACTTCGTGGGCACTCCGGTGGCAGTGGGCCTGGCATTTTGGTTCAAGGTTGGGTTCAGTGGGCTTTGGTTTGGGCTTCTGTCTGCCCAGGTGGCATGTGCAGTGTCAATCATGTATGTTGTGTTGGTGAGGACTGATTGGGAAGCTGAGGCCCTGAAGGCTGAAAAGCTCACAAGGGTGGAAATGGGTAGTATCAATGGGCTTAGGAACAAGGAGAATGAGAAAGATGAGGAAATGAGAGGGTTGTTGGGAAATGGAAATAGGAACAACAAAGATGACATTTGctaagaaaaaagaaaccaCACCACTGTTAAGGATTGACAAGAGTTATGACATTGAGATTTTGTTTGTTGGGAAGATCAAATGGGGTTGGAGGCTTGTCAATGGTTCCTTTATGATAATTTTGAGGAGggcttattttgttttcatttgctTGGAAAACTGAATCTaatcttcttttaattaataCCAATTGTTACATATTTTCTAAGGTAGATGGTGGATTAGATCTTTAAAAAAgtagttttgaaaaatgaaaaaaaaaaggtagtgttttttataatataccagtttatttttaacactacaatttaataatagatgttttttcatttattattaaattagtctttaaattacaatttaaaagaaaaaagagacaTATGGtgttataaaatagtaaaattagtGAATTATTtcttagttatattttttttatatattaattgtgtTTTATTGTTATTTCACTTTTGTTAAATACAATGGGTTCTTTGATTCTCACATAAgtcatcatttttattcatagatggtttttcatttattattaaattagtctttaaattacaatttaaaaaaagaaaaaaagagacatATGGtgttataaaatagtaaaactagTGAATTATTtcttagttatattttatttatatatcaattgtgttttattgttatttctcttttgttaAATACAATGGGTTCTTTAATTCTCATATAAGTCatcatatttattcatttttattttactaattatttaattcaattcaattcttACTTTAATTCAAATGTaatcttatatcaataaaaattaatcaacaacttcttcataaatatataatattcaaataaaataataaacaaaaagtttaaatacttttttttctatttttgtcaattttatttaaaatcaaattcatttttttcatgtttattgtaataaaaaatttcataatttatgttcaatttgattCATAATACTATCTAAACGTTAATAGTGTTTGA includes these proteins:
- the LOC108345065 gene encoding protein DETOXIFICATION 54; its protein translation is MRDNKDQDFFSHKFPTTSQVVEEMKELWGMALPITAMNMLVFVRAVVSVLFLGRLGSLELAGGALSIGFTNITGYSVLVGLAAGLEPVCSQAYGSKNWDLLSLSLQRMVLILLMAIIPISLLWLNLERIMLFMGQDSAITGMASIYCFYSLPDLLTNTFLQPLRVFLRSQKVTKPMMYCSLVAVLFHVPLNYLLVVVMELGVPGVAMASVLTNLNMVVLIAGYMCVCRKREMVLKWGYGGGVVASLCSGLGQLMEFAVPSCLMICLEWWWYEIVTVLAGYLPRPTLAVAATGILIQTTSMMYTVPMALAGCVSARVGNELGAGKPYKAKLAAMVALGCAFVIGFINVTWTVILGQRWAGLFTNDEPVKALVASVMPIMGLCELGNYPQTTGCGILRGTARPGVGAHINLGSFYFVGTPVAVGLAFWFKVGFSGLWFGLLSAQVACAVSIMYVVLVRTDWEAEALKAEKLTRVEMGSINGLRNKENEKDEEMRGLLGNGNRNNKDDIC